Genomic segment of Bdellovibrio bacteriovorus:
AATCAATCGCATCGTGGAAGTGCTTTACACTCACTTGATATCCATCATTATGAATAATGAGTTCAAGCTTGAAAACTTCACTCAGCCTACACGTATGACGGATGTACATCCCGATAAAAAGCTTCAGGGCGTGCGTTTATCTGATGAGCAAAAGGCCGTCAGTGTAAACCTTGCCCGTGCCGGCACTTATCCTAGTCACATCTGTTACAATGCCCTGCATTTTTCCCTAAAACCTCAAAATGTCCGCCAGGATCATATCTTTGCCGCGCGGGTGACGAACAACAAGGACAAGGTCACCGGGGCCGAATTTGGCGGGATGAAAATCGGTGGCGATGTCAAAGACGCCCATGTCATCTTCCCGGACCCCATGGGTGCAACGGGAAATACTATGATTACAGCGGTCGACCACTATAAAACCCATATTGAGGGACCCGCGAAAAAGTTTATCGCGTTAAACCTGATAGTAACCCCTGAATATTTGAAGAATGTTCTCACCGCCCACCCTGATGTCGTGATCTATGCCTTAAGGCTTGACCGAGGACTGTCTTCTGCGGCAGTTTTAGAGGCTATTCCTGGGGAATTTTGGGATCAAGAGCGCGGTCTGAACGATAAACAGTACATCGTGCCTGGCGGCGGCGGCTTTGGCGAGATCATGAACAACTCTTTTGTGTAGATATGGAGAGAGCACTATGACAAACCTTTCACTGAAACCTTACATCACTGAAGAACAAATTCAGGCAAAAGTAAAAGAGTTGGGCGAGACTCTTTCTAAGAAATTTAAAAACGAAAAAGTTGTCGCAGTCTGTGTCTTGAAGGGTTCCTTCATGTTCTATTCAGATTTGATCCGCAACATCAACGCCGACATCACTTGTGAGTTCTTTGGCGTGGCTTCTTATCACGGTGGTACTTCTTCTTCTGGCGAAGTGAAAGTGACGTTGGACCTTGCTAGCCCGGTTGAAAACTGCCACGTGATTTTGGTGGAAGACATCATCGACACGGGCCTAACAATGAACTACTTGAAGAACGCGATCCTATCGCGCAAACCAAAAAGCCTGACAACAGTGTCGCTTTTGGAAAAGCCGGATGCTTTGAAAGTAAAATGCGAAATTGACCATGTTG
This window contains:
- the hpt gene encoding hypoxanthine phosphoribosyltransferase, yielding MTNLSLKPYITEEQIQAKVKELGETLSKKFKNEKVVAVCVLKGSFMFYSDLIRNINADITCEFFGVASYHGGTSSSGEVKVTLDLASPVENCHVILVEDIIDTGLTMNYLKNAILSRKPKSLTTVSLLEKPDALKVKCEIDHVGFKIPNDFVVGYGLDYQGYYRNLPYIAQVQNFQ
- a CDS encoding uracil phosphoribosyltransferase encodes the protein MGFHQELGHKYGSQVHIIDSPFLSGLLARLCSSDCYQPEINRIVEVLYTHLISIIMNNEFKLENFTQPTRMTDVHPDKKLQGVRLSDEQKAVSVNLARAGTYPSHICYNALHFSLKPQNVRQDHIFAARVTNNKDKVTGAEFGGMKIGGDVKDAHVIFPDPMGATGNTMITAVDHYKTHIEGPAKKFIALNLIVTPEYLKNVLTAHPDVVIYALRLDRGLSSAAVLEAIPGEFWDQERGLNDKQYIVPGGGGFGEIMNNSFV